GTGTTTAAATTTAGGGTGTAGCGTAAGTTTTTTTGGTGTATCAGGGCAAAACCGTCACAAGGTGAATAGGTTTCATCATGTAGTCGGGGTGTTTGATAAATGGCGTGTTTTAGTTCTATTAAATGTTCAGCACCAGGTTGAACCGTAAGCAGGTAACCGCCGGTTTTAATGACGCGTTTGAGCTCATTGGGCTCGGAGGGCGCATACACACGAATCAATGCATCAAAGCAATCATCAGCAAACGGTAGTTGATAGGCACTTGCCACGCTGAATGCTATTGAAGGCTCACGTTTAGATGCATAACGAATGGCTGTTTTAGAAATGTCGATGCCCCAAACGTCTCGTTTAACCCCAGCATAATCGTTAAGTTTAGCAGCCACAGATTGTGTGTAGTAACCTTCACCACATCCCAAATCGAGTAGCTTGGCTTGAGCTGAAAGCAGACGTTGGAGTTGACCAGCAAGATTGTCAGCCAATGGCTGATAAAATCCTTGGTTTAAAAATGCACGCCTCGCCTGCATCATTTCAGCATTGTCGCCCGGGGTGAGTGAACGTTTGTTTTGTACCGGCAACAAATTGACATAGCCTTCTTTGGCGATATCAAAACTATGTCTATTCTCACACGCCCATCGCTGGGCTTGGCGTACTAGTGGCGCTTTACAAAGCGGGC
The nucleotide sequence above comes from Thiomicrospira sp. R3. Encoded proteins:
- the rlmA gene encoding 23S rRNA (guanine(745)-N(1))-methyltransferase, translated to MYTCPLCKAPLVRQAQRWACENRHSFDIAKEGYVNLLPVQNKRSLTPGDNAEMMQARRAFLNQGFYQPLADNLAGQLQRLLSAQAKLLDLGCGEGYYTQSVAAKLNDYAGVKRDVWGIDISKTAIRYASKREPSIAFSVASAYQLPFADDCFDALIRVYAPSEPNELKRVIKTGGYLLTVQPGAEHLIELKHAIYQTPRLHDETYSPCDGFALIHQKNLRYTLNLNTANDVLNLINMTPFGWKLQNDKKQQISQTIDFVQADFLIQLHQKLPQ